The nucleotide sequence GACCCGCTTCGAGTCATCCTCGCCAACTCGGCGGTCGACCCCGAGGCAAAGGTGCAGCCCTGCCGCGAGATGCGCGGCGAGCTCGTCGACATCCTCGACGAGCTCGGAAACGACGGCATCTTGCAGGTGCTCGTCGAAGGCGGCGCCCAGGTCGCCGGCGATTTCCACCGCGCCGGCCTCGTCGACAAGTTCGTGCTCTACCTGGCCCCGGCGCTGTTCGGCGGCGGCGACGCCCGAGGGCTGTTCACCGGCCTCGGCGCCTACAGCATCGACGACGTCTGGCGGGGTCGATTCGACACGGTCGAACGGGTCGGCGGCGACCTTCGCCTCGAACTCACGCCCGCCACCGCTGCGGCGGATTCCCAGGAACGGAGATAGAGGTGTTCACCGGCATCGTCGAGGAACTCGGAACCGTTGTGTCCCGCGAGGGCTCCCGGCTGCGCATCGCCGCGACCGCGGTGCTCGACGGAGTGCAACTGGGCGACTCCACCGCGGTCAACGGGGTGTGTCTCACCGTGGTCGCCTGGCAGGACCCGACCGACGCTCACCCCGGATGGTGGGAGGCCGACGTGTCGCCCGAGACCTACCAACGCAGTGCGCTCGGAACGCTCGAACCGGGCGACCGGGTCAACCTCGAACGCCCGGTTCGGCTCATGGATCGCCTCGGCGGACACCTCGTGCAGGGTCACGTCGACGCCGTCGGAACCGTCGCCGCTGCGGTGCCGGACCTGCGGGTCACGATGCCCGCGGAACTGACCCGTTACGTCGTCGAGAAGGGGTCGATCACCGTCGACGGCGTCTCACTCACCGTGGTCGATGCGCTCGACGACGGGTTCACCGTGGCGGTCATCCCACACACCGCCGAGGTCACCACCCTCGGGCAACGAGGGGTGGGCGACCTGGTGAACCTCGAGGTCGACGTGACCGCCAAGTACATCGAACGACTCATCGCCGCCCACCTGCCGAGCGCGGAGTCGGACCAGAGAGGAACCGCATCATGACCAGAGGTGCAACAAACCCCGATTCGATCTTCGCCACGATCCCCGAGGCGGTCGCAGCCATCGGACGCGGGGAGATCGTCGTGGTCGTCGACGACGAGGACCGTGAGAACGAAGGCGATCTCATCATGGCCGCCGAGCACGCCACCCCCGAGGCGATCACGTTCTTCGTCCGCCACACCTCCGGGGTGATCTGTGCTCCGCTCACCGGAGACCGGCTCGGCGAGCTCGACATCCCACTCATGGTGCACGACAACACCGAGGCTCAGCGCACGGCGTTCATGCACACCGTCGACTACCGCCACGGGACCACCACCGGGATCTCCGCCGCCGACCGCTCGGCCACCATCCAGGCGCTGTGCGACCCCGCCACCCGGCCCGGCGACCTCGCCCGGCCCGGCCACATCTTCCCCCTGCGCTATGCGGAGGGCGGTGTGCTCAAGCGGGCCGGCCACACCGAGGCGGCGGTCGACCTGGCACGCATGGCCGGCTGCTATCCCGCTGGTGTGCTGTGTGAGATCGTCAACGACGACGGAACGATGGCCCGCGTGCCCGACCTCGTCGAGTTCTGCAAGGAACACGGCCTGTTGATGATCTCGATCGCCCAGATGGTCAAGTATCGGCGCCAGACCGAAAAGCTCGTGCGGCGCGTCGCCGAGGCCCAGATCCCCACCGACTGGGGCGAGTTCACCTGTTACGTCTACGAGTCGGTTCTCGACGGCGAACAACACGTGGCCATGGTGCGGGGAGCGGTCGCCGGCGAACAGGACGTGTTGGTTCGCGTCCACTCCGAATGCTTGACCGGCGACGTGTTCGGCTCGATGCGCTGCGATTGTGGCACGCAGCTGTCGGGGGCCATGGAGCGCATTGCCCAGGAGGAGCTCGGGGTGATGGTGTACCTGCGCGGCCACGAGGGGCGCGGCATCGGT is from Microthrixaceae bacterium and encodes:
- a CDS encoding bifunctional 3,4-dihydroxy-2-butanone-4-phosphate synthase/GTP cyclohydrolase II, encoding MTRGATNPDSIFATIPEAVAAIGRGEIVVVVDDEDRENEGDLIMAAEHATPEAITFFVRHTSGVICAPLTGDRLGELDIPLMVHDNTEAQRTAFMHTVDYRHGTTTGISAADRSATIQALCDPATRPGDLARPGHIFPLRYAEGGVLKRAGHTEAAVDLARMAGCYPAGVLCEIVNDDGTMARVPDLVEFCKEHGLLMISIAQMVKYRRQTEKLVRRVAEAQIPTDWGEFTCYVYESVLDGEQHVAMVRGAVAGEQDVLVRVHSECLTGDVFGSMRCDCGTQLSGAMERIAQEELGVMVYLRGHEGRGIGIGHKIRAYNLQEQGMDTVEANVALGLPVDSREYGIGAQILNDLGITTMRLITNNPSKFGGLDGFGLEITGRVSIPAQPNQHNINYLRTKVEQMGHLIEGVD
- a CDS encoding riboflavin synthase; translation: MFTGIVEELGTVVSREGSRLRIAATAVLDGVQLGDSTAVNGVCLTVVAWQDPTDAHPGWWEADVSPETYQRSALGTLEPGDRVNLERPVRLMDRLGGHLVQGHVDAVGTVAAAVPDLRVTMPAELTRYVVEKGSITVDGVSLTVVDALDDGFTVAVIPHTAEVTTLGQRGVGDLVNLEVDVTAKYIERLIAAHLPSAESDQRGTAS